The following DNA comes from Winogradskyella sp. PG-2.
CATAACATCTAAACCAGAATTATCAATTAATTCTTTTGCGATGTCAGCATTTGTTCCTTGTAAGCGAACAATAATTGGAACAGAAATGTTGCCCATATTTTTATAAGCATCAATAACACCTTGTGCTACGCGGTCACAACGTACAATACCCCCAAAAATATTGATTAAGATTGCTTTTACAGCAGGATCTTTTAATATAATTTTAAAAGCAGCTTCTACTCTAGCTGCATCTGCAGTACCACCAACATCTAAAAAGTTTGCTGGTTCACCACCAGCTTGCTTAATTAAATCCATTGTTGCCATTGCTAAACCAGCACCATTGACCATACAACCAACGTTTCCGTCTAAATCTACATAGTTTAAACCTAAAGCACCAGCTTCAACTTCTATAGGATTTTCTTCACGTAAATCTCGCATTTCAGCTAAATCTCTATGTCTATATAAAGCGTTATCATCTAAAGTAACTTTAGCATCTACAGCCATAATCTTATCATCACTTGTTTTTAAAACCGGATTGATTTCAAATAAAGACGCGTCAGACTTTACATATGCTGTGTATAATGCAGATACAAATTTTGTCATTTCTTTAAAAGCTGCGCCAGATAAACCTAAATTAAATGCTACACGACGCGCTTGGAAACCTAATAATCCTAACGCAGGATCCACCTCTTCAGTAAAAATTAAGTGTGGTGTTTCTTCAGCAACAGTTTCAATATCCATTCCACCTTCGGTAGAATACATAATCATATTTTTTCCTGTACCTCTATTTAACAGTACAGACATATAATATTCTTCTGGCTCATTATCACCAGGATAATAAACATCTTCAGCAATTAATACTTGGTGCACTCTTTTTCCTTCAGCAGAAGTTTGAGGAGTTACCAAATCCATACCTATAATATTACCAGCAATTTCTTCAACCTCTTGGAGATTTTTAGCGAGTTTAACACCACCACCTTTTCCTCGTCCACCTGCATGAACCTGAGCTTTAATAACATGCCAACCTGTTCCTGTTTCAGCTGTCATTTGTTTAGCTGCATCAACTGCTGCTTTAGCACTTTGAGCTACAATTCCACGTTGAATGCGTACTCCAAAGCTGCTTAGTAATTCTTTTCCTTGATATTCGTGTAAATTCATAATAAATGTTCAATTTATTTTTTCCTTGAAAATGGAAATTCTATGATTTATTGGTGCACAAAAATAAGGATACTAAAACGTTTTTACCAATTGTTTTTAATAAATACTGTATCTTATTTTATCTATTTCAATTATCCTTAATTTTTTCAGTCTTTTAAACGCTTAATTACAGAAAACGCTTTATCTACCAATAAATCCTCAACGACTATTGTAAACTCATTTGTGGTAGAAACAACTTCATACAGAGTAATTCTCTCCCAAGCTAAACGCTTAAAAATTTGATAGTATAAACCCGCAATTTTCGAATTACCTTTTGGTAAGTATATACTAATAGCAGATAGTTTATCTTGTTGTCCTATAAGTACTTCATTTTTAAATGCTTTTGAGATACTTTCTTTCTCTGATGTTGAGATAATGATGTTACTCTCAAACATACCACGAGTAAAGGCATAGAAAATTTGTTGATTCGCACTTATTTTTTCTAATACTTGTGTATGACTATTTATCAATGACTTTGAATTTTGAAATGTAAAGTCACTGAGGTTAGAACGTACTGTAATATCACCTAAGTTTTTAAAAACTCTTTTTAATGGAACTGAATTGTCAAGATTCAAAGGTTGTTGATGTCGTCGTAATGCCATCATAATGGCTCCGTCTTTAACAGGTTTACGTAACATTTGAGAAATCGTATGATTTAAATCTTTTGCTAAAGCTGAAAAATTAATAATATCTCGAGATAAACCTTCTTCTAAAAAAGGACTTGACATTATAATTTCATCTACACAAGAGGCTATTGTCTTCAAATTGTTAATTATTTAACATTATGTGTAAAATTAGCTATATTTTTTCATTTATTATGTTTTAGCTACAAATAACTTCTACTTTTGATTCCCAATTAAATAATTATTAAGATTAAACTAATGAAAAATAATACCTTATTAAAGATTGCAAAAGACTTTGAAAGTCCAGTTTATGTTTATGACTCAGAAACAATCACAACTCAGTATAAACGTTTAACAAAAGCATTTGGTAAGGTTAAGAATTTAAAGCTTAACTATGCAGTTAAAGCACTATCAAACATTTCCATACTCAAATTATTTAATACTTTAGGTTCAGGAATTGATACTGTTTCTATTCAAGAAGTACAATTAGGTTTAAAGGCTGGTTTTAAACCTGAAAATATAATTTTCACTCCAAATGGAGTATCACTTGAAGAGATTGAAAACGTTTCTAAACTCGGAGTACAGATTAATATAGATAATCTTTCAATTTTAGAACAATTCGGAACAAAACATCCTAATATTCCTGTTTGTATTCGTATTAATCCTCATGTAATGGCTGGTGGTAACACTAATATTTCAGTAGGCCATATAGATAGTAAATTCGGAATTTCTATACATCAAATTCCATTAATACTTCGTACTGTTGAAAATACCAAAATGAATATTAATGGTATTCATATGCATACTGGCAGTGATATTTTAGATATTGATGTCTTTTTATATGCTAGTGAAATTCTGTTTGAAACGGCTAAGAATTTCAAAAATCTAGATTTTATAGATTTTGGTTCTGGATTTAAAGTACCGTACAAAGCAGGTGATATTGAAACCAATATTGAAGAATTAGGAGTAAAACTATCTAAGCGTTTTAATGAGTTCTGTAAAGACTATGGTAAAGAATTAACTCTAGCCTTTGAGCCAGGAAAATTTTTAGTTAGTGAAGCCGGAGTATTTTTAGCTAAAGTCAATGTCGTGAAACAAACCACCTCAACAGTTTTTGCTCAGATAGATTCAGGATTTAACCATTTAATTAGACCAATGCTATATGGTTCGCAGCACGATATTTTGAATGTTTCTAACCCAAAAGGAAGAGAACGTTTTTACTCAGTTGTTGGTTATATCTGTGAGACTGATACTTTTGCCAATAACAGACGTATTTCTGAAATAAACGAAGGAGATGTGCTGTGTTTTAAAAATGCAGGAGCGTATTGCTATTCAATGGCAAGTAACTACAACTCTCGTTATAGACCAGCGGAAGTTCTCATCCATAAAGGAAAAGCTCATCTCATAAGAGAGCGAGAAACTTTTGATGATATTTTACATAATCAGGTAGAGATTTCACTCTAAAAGTTAAAGCATTGCAAATTGCAATGCTTTTTTTATACCTTTAAAATCCCCTCAAGTCTTTTCATACTATCACATTTAAAGACAAATGAAATCAATCAAATCAACCCGAATAGAATCTATAGATATTCTAAGAGGTCTCGTTATGGTCATTATGGCTTTGGACCATGTTAGAGACTACTTTCACATCAATGCTTTTGCTGGCAACTATCCAGAAAATTTGGAATCTACTAATATCATTCTTTTTGGAACACGTTTTATCCCTATTACTGTGCTCCAGTTTTTGTGTTTTTAGCTGGTACATCTGCATTTTTATATGGACAAAATAAATCAAAAGGTCAACTATCTAAATTTCTCATCACGCGAGGATTATGGTTAATATTTGCTGAAATATTTATCAATAATTTCTTGTGGTGGTTTGATCCTTCATTCGGCTTCACCAACCTTCAGGTCATTTGGGCATTCGGTATTTGCATGATTACTTTAGGAATCGTTATTCATTTCCCCAAGAAAATTATTCTTTTATTAGGCCTTCTTATCGTCTTTGGACATAATGCTTTAGATGGTATTGTCAAAGAAGGTGATAGCATTGGATCATTAATTTGGTACTTTCTGCATCAAATGAATGGTTTTAGTTATACTGAAGGTCATTTTTTATAGTTCTCATATCCTGTTTTACCATGGATTGGCGTCATTCTTTTAGGCTATTGTTTTGGAGAATTCTATAAAAAAGACGCGTCAATAACAATCAGAAAAAAGTGGCTTTTATATTTAGGTTTATCAGCTACAGTTTTATTCTTTGTGTTTAGAGGTTTTAATTTTTATGCTGATCTAAATCCTTGGGCTTACCAAGAAACTAAAGAAAACTATAATTTCATTCCTTAATGTGAGTAAATATCGACCTTCGTTAGCATATCTATTAATCACTTTAGGGCCAGCACTTTTATTTTTACTTGTTGTAGAAAATATTAAAAACAAAATCACTAACTTTTTATTGGTTTTTGGACGAGTTCCTTTCTTTTATTATGTCTTGCACATCTTTGTTATTCACATTGTTGCAATTATAGGATTATTAATTACAGGAAAAGATTGGAAATTGATGATTTTAGATAATGAAACGATGAGTTCTGGAAGACTTCAAGGATATGGCTATTCTCTTTTTACTGTTTATTTAGTATGGATTTTAATTGTATTACTACTTTATCCAATCTGTAAAAGGTATATGAGATAC
Coding sequences within:
- the sucC gene encoding ADP-forming succinate--CoA ligase subunit beta; this translates as MNLHEYQGKELLSSFGVRIQRGIVAQSAKAAVDAAKQMTAETGTGWHVIKAQVHAGGRGKGGGVKLAKNLQEVEEIAGNIIGMDLVTPQTSAEGKRVHQVLIAEDVYYPGDNEPEEYYMSVLLNRGTGKNMIMYSTEGGMDIETVAEETPHLIFTEEVDPALGLLGFQARRVAFNLGLSGAAFKEMTKFVSALYTAYVKSDASLFEINPVLKTSDDKIMAVDAKVTLDDNALYRHRDLAEMRDLREENPIEVEAGALGLNYVDLDGNVGCMVNGAGLAMATMDLIKQAGGEPANFLDVGGTADAARVEAAFKIILKDPAVKAILINIFGGIVRCDRVAQGVIDAYKNMGNISVPIIVRLQGTNADIAKELIDNSGLDVMSATEFQEAADKVQAVLS
- the lysA gene encoding diaminopimelate decarboxylase codes for the protein MKNNTLLKIAKDFESPVYVYDSETITTQYKRLTKAFGKVKNLKLNYAVKALSNISILKLFNTLGSGIDTVSIQEVQLGLKAGFKPENIIFTPNGVSLEEIENVSKLGVQINIDNLSILEQFGTKHPNIPVCIRINPHVMAGGNTNISVGHIDSKFGISIHQIPLILRTVENTKMNINGIHMHTGSDILDIDVFLYASEILFETAKNFKNLDFIDFGSGFKVPYKAGDIETNIEELGVKLSKRFNEFCKDYGKELTLAFEPGKFLVSEAGVFLAKVNVVKQTTSTVFAQIDSGFNHLIRPMLYGSQHDILNVSNPKGRERFYSVVGYICETDTFANNRRISEINEGDVLCFKNAGAYCYSMASNYNSRYRPAEVLIHKGKAHLIRERETFDDILHNQVEISL